A section of the Marinoscillum sp. 108 genome encodes:
- the tsaE gene encoding tRNA (adenosine(37)-N6)-threonylcarbamoyltransferase complex ATPase subunit type 1 TsaE, giving the protein MKTILISEEGELNAVADALLPLLTAQRIVCFNGEMGAGKTTLIKVICERLGVQDPMSSPTFSIVNEYRDMEDDPIYHFDFYRIEKLQEALDIGVDEYFYSGDICLIEWPEMIKELIPENHLEISIKLVGDNGREITIASHGG; this is encoded by the coding sequence ATGAAAACAATTTTAATTAGTGAAGAAGGGGAGTTGAATGCTGTGGCGGATGCATTGCTGCCACTACTCACAGCGCAACGCATCGTCTGTTTCAATGGAGAGATGGGAGCTGGTAAGACCACCCTCATCAAGGTGATCTGTGAGCGTCTTGGTGTACAGGATCCCATGAGTTCACCTACTTTTTCCATTGTGAATGAATACCGGGACATGGAGGATGACCCCATTTATCATTTTGATTTTTATCGGATAGAAAAGCTGCAGGAAGCGCTCGATATCGGAGTGGATGAATATTTTTATTCAGGAGATATTTGTCTGATAGAGTGGCCGGAGATGATAAAAGAATTGATACCTGAAAATCACCTTGAAATAAGTATTAAATTAGTGGGAGACAATGGACGTGAAATAACCATAGCTTCACATGGCGGATAA
- a CDS encoding alanine dehydrogenase codes for MADKMKSGFAELARERSMYPQEAPAKIKRGSKSLFIGVPKEISLQESRVTLKPESVEVLAANGHEIWVEAGAGKSAHYSDREYSEAGAKIVNSAKEVFKANIILKVEPPTLEEIEYLNDGATIISAFQSGRQSVEYIHALNAKKITAIAYEFIEDKVGGLPLVRAMSEIAGSAVMLIAAELLSNTNGGQGVILGGITGVPPTQVVILGAGTVAEYAARASIGLGVDIQIFDNHIYKLRRIKHALGQQIHTSTIDNATLEGAISKADVVIGAIRAEKGRNKCVITEEIVAKMKSGSVIIDVSIDQGGCIETSEMTSHKKPTFKKHDVIHYCVPNIASRVSRTASIAISNIFTPILLHVADAGGVDEMIFNHPWFMRGVYTYRGSICNIHLARKFNLGYKDLNLLMAARF; via the coding sequence ATGGCGGATAAAATGAAATCGGGTTTTGCGGAATTAGCCCGTGAGCGGAGCATGTACCCACAAGAGGCACCTGCAAAGATTAAGAGAGGATCAAAATCATTGTTTATAGGGGTACCTAAGGAGATTTCGCTACAGGAGAGCAGAGTGACCCTCAAACCAGAGTCAGTGGAGGTGCTGGCTGCCAACGGACACGAAATCTGGGTAGAAGCAGGAGCGGGGAAGTCCGCGCATTATTCAGACAGAGAGTATAGTGAAGCTGGTGCTAAAATTGTAAACTCCGCCAAGGAGGTTTTTAAAGCCAATATCATTTTGAAAGTGGAGCCGCCCACACTGGAGGAAATAGAATACCTCAATGATGGAGCTACCATCATTTCCGCATTTCAGTCGGGTCGCCAATCAGTAGAATATATTCATGCACTCAATGCAAAGAAGATCACTGCCATTGCCTACGAGTTCATCGAAGACAAAGTAGGGGGGCTTCCGCTTGTGCGGGCCATGAGCGAGATAGCCGGTAGTGCGGTGATGCTTATCGCGGCAGAATTGCTCAGCAATACCAATGGTGGGCAAGGGGTGATCCTGGGTGGGATCACAGGTGTGCCGCCAACTCAGGTGGTCATCCTGGGTGCAGGTACCGTGGCAGAATATGCCGCCAGAGCTTCCATAGGGCTCGGTGTGGATATCCAGATTTTTGACAATCATATTTATAAACTGAGGCGAATCAAGCATGCTCTTGGGCAACAGATTCATACGTCTACGATTGACAATGCTACACTGGAGGGCGCCATTAGCAAAGCGGATGTGGTAATAGGCGCCATACGTGCCGAAAAGGGTAGAAATAAGTGTGTCATCACGGAAGAGATTGTGGCTAAGATGAAATCCGGTTCGGTCATAATAGACGTGAGCATTGATCAGGGAGGCTGTATCGAAACCAGCGAGATGACCAGCCACAAAAAACCGACCTTCAAGAAACACGACGTGATCCACTACTGCGTGCCCAACATTGCTTCCAGGGTATCACGTACAGCTTCCATAGCCATTTCAAATATTTTCACACCTATTCTGTTGCACGTGGCAGACGCAGGAGGGGTGGATGAAATGATCTTCAACCACCCCTGGTTTATGCGAGGGGTTTATACCTATCGTGGTAGCATTTGCAATATTCACCTGGCTCGCAAGTTCAATTTGGGCTATAAAGACCTGAACTTGCTGATGGCCGCCAGGTTCTGA
- a CDS encoding T9SS type A sorting domain-containing protein — MKYSVLVVSVLIALNFSTAQTFTKSESLSSALTDIGFSNIAWGDYDQDGDEDLVINGISNAGNTCEIYRNEGGTLLNIEAEIAPFYRGSMDWGDFDGDGDLDLLITGMSDNGPLSIIYQNTNGVFQDIEANLIPIGQTGYSDARWGDYDADGDLDIAMSGSNIDFENDAYIYRNDNGVFVDTETNLEQIAGTVHWIDYDLDGDLDLFISGDGYFNIEARLYQYNNGTFTDTEFAFTGLTNAYQDWADYDGDGDPDLLISGQTVDLDVVCFIYRNDISNFINIEATITGTLFGSVQWGDFDADDDLDILIAGDTTGQGTSIARIYENINGTFYALSEEFPLTYYGEVKWADYDNDFDLDVLITGLSEEFSAPFSEFWVNSTDPNFGPDSLHLSNLKVNLSAGENTLIGDLSSHDLNASDVLTFSLVYDAQASGVYNGAFHISENQLYVNNTRNMWAGTFPIIIGVSDGELTLTDTFNIQVVDDIIPIDEFVLDSANSAMLPNLFFSEADWGDYDGDGDMDLVITGTPATTSIYRNDEGVFTNIEAGLEMAEDGPVRWGDFDGDGDLDLAVGGSSKIYRNDEGTFVDIEANIVEVSSGAMAWGDYDGDGDLDLALSGITASSDKISKIYRNDDGIFVDTDSPLTGVSYGDLAWGDYDNDGDLDLALSGDGRFILYTIIYLNTDNTFSETISLEGLSESALNWGDYDNDGDLDLLAAGRNIDLTPRTIIYQNQNNTFVDTEAILPGVSFGHAEWGDYDHDGDLDILLVGDTGNSEYISTVLRNDGDGFTDTQAYLPQVTFGVAKWADVDGDSDLDVLVTGLNEISSDFALTQYWLNTINPNRSPSALRLSDTIVLQSSGENTQVGLLSTEDADADNLHTYTLIEGEGSTHNSLFKIQENALIILNAHLAAGEYFIRIQVSDSGGGTFENTLVVAVIDDVPPILIPSDTLFYLDQTGAVTLTANNIAGESYDPYSGTITMSMERGNFYCEDVGPQEVSISATDAHGNTTSEQVTISIADTLSPKVQDGALTLYLNAAGAAIITSDQSMALVSDNCGIMSTSVSQSEFSCENLGTQEITVTTEDHSGNSTQAPIQVTLLDTLAPIASLKTATVELKADGLTTMTFADLDNGSLDNCGIESSILSKDTFTCEDLGENQITITLEDASGNVTTATTLVTVTDPAAPVAHLQELTLDLNDLGTVTISSEDIDDGSTDNCGIESFILSKDTFTCEDLGENEITVTLEDASGNVTTATTLVTVTDPAAPVAHLKELTLDLNDLGTVSISSEDIDDGSTDNCGIESFILSKNTFTCEDLGKNQITITLEDASGNVTTATTLVNVTDQMAPAAHLKELTLDLNDLGTVTISSEDIDDGSIDNCGIESFVLSKDTFTCEDLGENEITVTLEDASGNVTTATTLVTVTDPAAPVAHLKELTLDLNDLGTVSISSEDIDDGSTDNCGIESFILSKNTFTCEDLGNNEVVITLTDKDGNTTVGSTIVTILDRTAPTAILQGLTIQLDPLGTAILTPEAVDNGSSDNCGLDQIKLSKETFGCDDIGTQEITVTLTDLSGNETSEVVNIIVVGNCDPLHMVGELEMSIWPNPADQLLRVSLRKDYISHTLRLSDVSGKTIANFPISQELMELDISALNPGIYFISIQGRGAQLIKFIKR, encoded by the coding sequence ATGAAATACTCAGTACTTGTTGTTAGCGTATTGATCGCTCTCAATTTTTCCACAGCACAAACCTTCACAAAATCAGAAAGCCTCTCTTCCGCACTCACGGATATCGGATTCAGCAACATCGCCTGGGGGGACTACGACCAGGATGGAGACGAAGACCTGGTGATCAATGGAATTTCTAATGCAGGAAATACCTGCGAAATATACCGAAACGAGGGCGGAACACTGCTGAATATCGAAGCAGAAATCGCCCCATTCTATAGAGGATCTATGGACTGGGGCGATTTTGACGGAGACGGTGACCTTGACCTCCTGATTACCGGAATGAGTGACAATGGGCCTTTGTCTATCATCTATCAGAACACTAACGGTGTTTTTCAGGACATTGAAGCCAACCTCATTCCGATTGGACAAACCGGATACAGTGATGCCCGATGGGGTGACTATGACGCAGATGGTGATTTGGACATAGCGATGAGCGGTAGCAATATCGACTTTGAGAATGACGCCTATATCTATAGAAATGACAATGGTGTATTTGTGGATACAGAGACCAACCTGGAACAAATCGCTGGCACGGTCCATTGGATTGACTATGACCTGGATGGTGATCTTGATTTGTTCATCAGCGGCGATGGGTATTTTAACATAGAGGCTCGATTGTATCAATATAACAATGGCACATTCACAGACACAGAGTTTGCTTTCACTGGCCTTACAAATGCCTATCAGGATTGGGCAGACTATGATGGGGATGGAGATCCTGACCTCCTCATTTCCGGGCAAACAGTGGATTTGGATGTGGTTTGCTTCATTTACAGAAATGACATCAGCAACTTTATCAATATAGAAGCAACCATTACAGGCACCTTATTTGGCTCCGTCCAGTGGGGTGATTTTGATGCAGATGATGACCTGGACATCCTGATCGCCGGCGACACCACCGGTCAGGGAACCTCCATCGCCAGAATTTACGAAAACATTAACGGCACTTTTTATGCGTTGAGCGAAGAATTTCCCCTCACCTACTACGGTGAAGTAAAATGGGCAGATTATGACAATGATTTTGACCTGGACGTACTCATCACCGGCCTGAGTGAGGAATTTTCAGCCCCCTTTTCCGAGTTTTGGGTGAACAGCACCGACCCTAACTTTGGTCCGGATTCCCTTCACCTCAGCAACCTTAAAGTCAATCTATCTGCAGGAGAAAACACCCTCATAGGTGATTTATCAAGCCACGACCTCAACGCCTCCGACGTACTCACCTTTAGCCTTGTGTACGATGCGCAAGCGTCCGGAGTCTACAATGGCGCATTTCACATTTCCGAAAATCAACTGTATGTAAACAATACACGCAATATGTGGGCCGGTACCTTCCCGATCATCATAGGTGTGAGTGATGGGGAGCTTACACTTACAGATACCTTCAACATTCAGGTGGTTGACGACATAATACCCATTGATGAGTTTGTTCTGGATAGTGCCAACTCCGCTATGCTTCCCAACCTCTTCTTCAGCGAAGCAGATTGGGGTGACTATGATGGGGATGGAGACATGGATCTGGTAATCACCGGAACGCCAGCCACTACCAGCATATACCGGAATGATGAGGGTGTATTCACCAATATAGAAGCCGGACTGGAAATGGCGGAAGATGGCCCCGTCAGATGGGGTGATTTTGATGGAGATGGAGACCTTGATCTGGCAGTGGGCGGCTCGAGTAAAATATATCGAAATGATGAAGGCACCTTTGTAGACATAGAAGCCAACATAGTTGAAGTTTCATCCGGGGCTATGGCCTGGGGCGATTACGACGGAGATGGGGATCTGGACCTGGCGCTATCGGGCATCACAGCGTCTAGCGATAAAATAAGTAAAATATACCGTAACGATGACGGCATCTTCGTGGACACTGATAGTCCCCTCACCGGAGTATCCTATGGAGACCTGGCCTGGGGCGATTATGATAATGACGGTGATCTGGACCTGGCACTATCTGGTGACGGGCGGTTTATTCTTTACACCATCATTTACCTCAATACTGACAACACCTTTTCTGAAACAATAAGCCTGGAGGGCCTCTCTGAGTCTGCCTTGAACTGGGGCGACTATGATAACGATGGCGACCTGGACCTGCTCGCTGCTGGCAGAAACATTGATCTAACCCCCCGAACCATCATCTATCAAAACCAGAATAACACTTTCGTGGACACAGAGGCAATCCTTCCGGGCGTGAGCTTTGGACATGCCGAATGGGGAGATTATGACCATGATGGTGACCTTGATATCCTCCTGGTAGGTGATACTGGCAACTCCGAGTACATCTCCACTGTACTAAGAAATGACGGTGATGGCTTCACTGATACCCAAGCCTATCTACCCCAAGTGACCTTCGGTGTTGCCAAATGGGCCGATGTGGATGGCGACAGTGACCTGGACGTGCTAGTCACCGGGCTAAATGAAATCAGCTCGGACTTTGCACTCACCCAATACTGGCTCAATACCATCAACCCTAACCGTAGCCCCAGTGCCCTCAGGCTGTCAGATACAATCGTATTGCAGTCATCGGGAGAAAATACTCAAGTGGGTCTTCTAAGCACAGAAGATGCTGACGCAGATAACCTGCACACTTACACCCTGATAGAGGGTGAAGGCAGTACGCATAACTCACTGTTCAAAATTCAAGAAAATGCCCTAATCATCCTGAATGCTCATCTGGCGGCTGGTGAATATTTTATCCGCATTCAGGTTAGTGATAGCGGCGGGGGAACATTCGAAAATACCTTAGTAGTGGCGGTAATAGACGATGTTCCCCCAATTCTTATTCCTTCGGACACCCTGTTCTACCTGGATCAAACAGGGGCAGTTACGCTCACAGCCAATAACATAGCAGGAGAAAGCTATGACCCCTATTCAGGAACCATAACCATGAGCATGGAACGGGGAAACTTTTACTGTGAAGACGTGGGCCCGCAGGAAGTCAGCATTTCGGCCACTGACGCCCATGGTAACACCACCAGTGAGCAGGTTACTATCAGCATTGCCGATACCTTAAGTCCAAAAGTGCAGGATGGTGCGCTCACTTTATATCTGAATGCTGCTGGTGCCGCCATCATCACTTCGGATCAGTCTATGGCCCTTGTTTCTGACAACTGTGGTATTATGAGCACCAGTGTCAGCCAATCCGAATTCAGCTGTGAAAACCTGGGTACTCAGGAAATTACCGTTACCACTGAAGACCACAGTGGTAACTCCACACAGGCACCTATACAGGTAACCCTACTTGATACCCTGGCCCCTATTGCTTCGCTGAAAACAGCCACAGTGGAGCTGAAAGCCGATGGACTGACCACAATGACATTTGCAGACCTGGACAACGGAAGCCTGGACAATTGCGGTATTGAAAGCTCAATCCTGAGTAAGGACACTTTCACCTGTGAGGATCTCGGTGAAAATCAAATCACCATAACGCTGGAGGATGCCAGCGGGAATGTAACCACAGCCACCACACTGGTGACCGTGACTGACCCAGCGGCCCCTGTAGCTCACTTGCAAGAGCTCACTCTAGACCTAAATGATCTTGGAACCGTAACTATCTCAAGCGAGGACATTGATGATGGCAGCACCGATAATTGCGGTATTGAAAGCTTTATCCTTAGTAAGGACACTTTCACCTGTGAGGATCTTGGCGAAAATGAAATCACCGTGACGCTGGAAGATGCCAGCGGGAATGTGACCACAGCCACCACACTGGTGACCGTGACTGACCCAGCGGCCCCCGTAGCTCACCTGAAAGAACTCACCCTAGACCTAAATGATCTGGGAACCGTAAGTATCTCAAGCGAGGACATTGATGATGGCAGCACCGATAATTGCGGCATTGAAAGCTTTATCCTCAGTAAGAACACTTTCACCTGTGAGGATCTCGGTAAAAATCAAATCACCATAACGCTGGAGGATGCCAGCGGGAATGTAACCACAGCCACCACACTGGTGAATGTGACCGATCAAATGGCTCCTGCAGCTCACCTGAAAGAACTCACCCTAGACCTAAATGATCTGGGAACCGTAACTATCTCAAGCGAGGACATTGACGATGGCAGCATCGATAATTGCGGCATTGAAAGTTTTGTCCTCAGTAAGGACACTTTCACCTGTGAGGATCTTGGCGAAAATGAAATCACCGTGACGCTGGAAGATGCCAGCGGGAATGTGACCACAGCCACCACACTGGTGACCGTGACTGACCCAGCGGCCCCCGTAGCTCACCTGAAAGAACTCACCCTAGACCTAAATGATCTGGGAACCGTAAGTATCTCAAGCGAGGACATTGATGATGGCAGCACCGATAATTGCGGCATTGAAAGCTTTATCCTCAGTAAGAACACTTTCACCTGTGAGGATTTAGGAAATAATGAAGTGGTAATCACCCTCACGGACAAAGATGGTAATACTACTGTAGGTAGCACCATTGTTACCATTCTGGATCGCACTGCCCCCACAGCCATTCTTCAAGGTCTTACTATCCAGCTAGATCCCCTGGGCACAGCCATCCTCACCCCCGAAGCGGTGGATAATGGAAGTTCGGACAATTGCGGTTTGGATCAGATAAAACTCTCTAAAGAAACTTTTGGGTGTGATGACATTGGCACCCAGGAGATCACGGTAACCCTGACTGATTTATCGGGGAATGAGACCTCTGAAGTAGTGAATATCATAGTAGTAGGAAACTGTGATCCCCTACATATGGTTGGTGAATTGGAAATGAGTATTTGGCCTAATCCGGCTGATCAGCTTCTGAGGGTATCGCTCAGGAAAGACTATATCTCTCATACGCTGAGGCTGTCAGATGTATCAGGAAAGACAATAGCCAATTTCCCTATCAGTCAGGAACTGATGGAGCTTGACATTTCAGCGTTGAACCCGGGAATATATTTCATCTCTATTCAAGGCAGAGGTGCTCAACTTATCAAATTCATCAAGCGCTAA